In Polaribacter sp. L3A8, a genomic segment contains:
- a CDS encoding IS110 family transposase: protein MNKYKEIFGVDISKDVFDVYGSTSGHDQFKNDELGFKIFLKNLPKNSLVIMEATGYYHYRLAQFLYKQSIFVSIVNPLSVKRFIQMKLSKVKTDKSDAKAICEYGGINEVPLYTALTNVQSECLQLFRLLDSDIKKRTAVKNKIHGEEVLGIPSKWVYGSLKRTKKHLDKEILGIETKVLSLVKQDQQAQLTLLTSIPGIGLKTALFLIVITDGFRKFETASQLCSYVGITPTIRVSGSSVRGRSRISKVGNRKLRNLLFLCAFTACKHNKGCREIYERIVNKGKSKKLALIAVSNKLIKQSFAIAKSGLPYDETYVSVLSK from the coding sequence ATGAATAAATATAAGGAAATTTTTGGAGTTGACATCAGTAAAGACGTTTTTGATGTTTATGGAAGTACAAGTGGTCATGATCAGTTTAAAAATGATGAATTAGGGTTTAAAATATTCTTAAAAAATCTCCCTAAAAACTCATTAGTAATTATGGAAGCAACGGGTTATTACCATTACAGGTTAGCTCAGTTTTTATACAAACAAAGCATTTTTGTATCTATTGTAAATCCTTTATCTGTAAAGCGTTTTATCCAAATGAAATTGTCTAAAGTAAAGACGGATAAAAGTGATGCAAAGGCTATCTGTGAATATGGAGGCATCAATGAAGTTCCATTGTATACTGCTCTTACCAATGTTCAGAGTGAGTGCTTACAGTTGTTTAGATTATTAGATAGTGATATTAAAAAACGCACAGCGGTAAAGAATAAAATTCACGGAGAAGAAGTTTTAGGGATTCCCTCTAAGTGGGTTTATGGTTCTTTAAAACGGACTAAAAAACATTTAGATAAAGAGATTTTAGGAATCGAAACAAAAGTACTTTCGTTAGTAAAACAAGACCAGCAAGCACAATTAACATTACTAACTAGTATTCCAGGGATAGGTTTGAAAACGGCATTGTTTTTAATCGTAATTACTGATGGGTTTAGGAAGTTTGAAACGGCTTCACAATTATGTAGTTATGTAGGGATCACTCCAACGATAAGAGTGTCTGGAAGTAGTGTACGTGGAAGAAGTAGAATAAGTAAGGTTGGAAATAGGAAACTACGAAACCTCTTGTTTCTCTGTGCTTTTACAGCTTGTAAACATAATAAAGGATGTCGTGAGATTTATGAGCGAATTGTTAACAAGGGTAAGAGTAAGAAATTGGCTTTAATAGCGGTTTCAAATAAATTGATAAAACAGAGTTTTGCTATCGCAAAATCAGGTTTACCATATGACGAAACGTACGTTTCTGTTTTATCAAAATAA
- a CDS encoding Imm63 family immunity protein, producing MTKTVTEIQNIVNQLAEKINAPTYLLPTFSSPIGDATPNIEVDNLGLYNYVISERGSEYERKMTSDLNDLLYWIFASVTFSMACDYELKNRIEEKDCRRIMFEKQEELLGLLNTEWKEKEKKEHQSILNTNPFDDLAGLRATFCGELRAKGLSESEIDKKAYEKYPEK from the coding sequence ATGACAAAAACCGTAACTGAAATACAAAATATAGTAAATCAATTGGCAGAAAAGATAAATGCGCCAACTTATTTACTTCCGACTTTTAGCTCACCAATCGGAGATGCTACACCGAATATTGAAGTTGATAATTTAGGACTTTATAATTATGTGATTTCGGAACGAGGAAGCGAATATGAAAGAAAAATGACTTCTGACTTAAACGATTTATTATATTGGATATTTGCTTCTGTGACTTTTTCTATGGCTTGTGATTACGAATTAAAAAATAGAATTGAGGAAAAAGATTGTAGACGAATAATGTTTGAGAAACAGGAAGAATTACTCGGACTTTTAAATACGGAATGGAAAGAAAAGGAAAAGAAAGAACATCAATCAATACTGAATACTAATCCGTTTGATGATTTAGCTGGATTAAGAGCTACTTTTTGCGGAGAATTAAGAGCAAAAGGACTTTCGGAGTCTGAAATTGATAAAAAAGCATACGAGAAGTATCCTGAAAAATAA
- a CDS encoding IS3 family transposase, with amino-acid sequence MYNKHKISKAKIIKMVGIVSSSYYREPSGGKKGNKPSKETFHKTKGFVLQDAVVVSIKEILKHEFIDCGYRLMTSYLTRDGYTINHKKLYRIMKEEGLLKLDNRIDRSGSGRKFVKFRKVQTSRPLECLEMDIKMVWIPSVGKNAYLLSVIDVHTRRIVKDYFSFTIKQNHVIALLSELFENYDYPQNVVIRSDNGSQFIAKKVREYLGLIGVQQEFTHVATPEENAHIEAYHGILKKEVFNRWDYQYFGEIEQILKRFVKFYNNRRLHGLLGRITPMEKWNADEHLIRMKKLTA; translated from the coding sequence ATTTATAACAAACATAAAATCTCTAAGGCTAAGATTATAAAGATGGTTGGTATTGTATCGAGTAGCTATTATAGAGAACCTAGTGGCGGTAAAAAAGGAAATAAGCCATCTAAAGAGACTTTCCACAAGACTAAAGGTTTTGTATTACAAGACGCTGTAGTTGTGTCTATAAAAGAGATTTTAAAGCACGAGTTTATAGATTGTGGTTATCGATTAATGACCAGCTATTTAACTAGAGATGGTTACACTATCAATCATAAAAAGTTGTATAGAATTATGAAGGAAGAAGGCTTGTTGAAACTTGATAATAGGATAGATAGAAGTGGTTCTGGACGCAAGTTTGTAAAGTTTAGAAAGGTGCAAACTTCTAGACCTTTAGAATGCCTGGAGATGGATATAAAGATGGTTTGGATACCAAGTGTAGGAAAGAATGCTTATTTACTATCAGTTATTGACGTTCACACTCGAAGAATAGTAAAAGACTATTTTTCTTTTACTATTAAACAAAATCACGTTATAGCGCTACTTTCTGAGTTGTTTGAAAATTATGACTACCCTCAAAACGTGGTCATTAGAAGTGATAATGGAAGCCAGTTTATAGCAAAAAAAGTACGTGAATATTTAGGTCTCATTGGAGTGCAACAAGAATTTACACACGTAGCAACCCCAGAAGAGAATGCACATATAGAAGCCTATCATGGAATATTGAAAAAAGAAGTCTTTAATAGGTGGGACTACCAATATTTTGGAGAAATAGAGCAAATACTAAAACGCTTCGTGAAATTTTATAATAATAGAAGACTTCACGGCTTGTTAGGACGTATAACACCAATGGAAAAATGGAATGCAGATGAACATCTTATTAGAATGAAAAAGTTAACCGCTTAA
- a CDS encoding transposase: protein MKYKKWTLEQKLEILSVSEEIGIVEACRKYSVSTGTFYSWKKKFEHKGEAGLKVTYDTKSKELKAAEEENRVLRKLLSDREIELEVQRELLKKKFGTSDPRKI, encoded by the coding sequence ATGAAATACAAGAAATGGACTTTAGAACAGAAGTTAGAAATACTATCTGTTTCCGAAGAAATAGGTATCGTTGAGGCCTGCCGAAAATACAGCGTAAGTACTGGCACTTTCTATAGTTGGAAAAAGAAGTTTGAGCACAAAGGAGAAGCAGGTTTAAAAGTTACCTATGACACTAAAAGTAAAGAACTTAAAGCAGCTGAAGAAGAGAATCGAGTGTTACGAAAATTGCTGAGTGATAGAGAAATCGAGCTTGAAGTGCAACGTGAGCTTTTAAAAAAAAAGTTTGGGACGTCCGATCCAAGAAAGATCTAG
- a CDS encoding transporter, with amino-acid sequence MKTTKLVSGLIFGLLLTTQTNAQGLLDGFTPKKGDLSITASYTSSNYEKFYAGETKMDAVPVHNEIDQNVYSLYAKYGITNKLSVVLNAPYISAKGNGAADPVNGTTEQDGFQDISIGLKYNAYTFNFDKLNLNVITGLSFDIPTDYEPNGILSLGNNAFSTNLTAGLHLQNDAGLFATFLNSYQFRGKTDNTAGGAKFDVPNAYYATTKIGYASSLIYVEGWLDYLASTDGVDIGGEGFAGNFPETKVEYTRIGATIYKNIIPELGASLGFSSVIDGRNIGKSTNFSVGLTYNLNI; translated from the coding sequence ATGAAAACAACAAAATTAGTATCAGGATTAATTTTTGGTCTACTATTAACAACACAAACAAATGCCCAAGGCTTACTCGACGGATTTACTCCTAAAAAAGGAGATCTATCTATTACAGCTTCTTACACATCTAGTAATTATGAAAAATTTTATGCAGGAGAAACTAAAATGGATGCAGTTCCTGTTCATAATGAAATTGACCAAAACGTTTATAGTCTTTATGCTAAATACGGTATTACAAACAAATTATCGGTTGTTTTAAATGCGCCTTATATTTCTGCTAAAGGAAATGGTGCTGCAGATCCTGTAAACGGAACTACAGAACAAGATGGTTTTCAAGATATTTCTATCGGATTAAAATACAATGCGTATACTTTTAATTTTGATAAATTAAATTTAAACGTAATTACAGGTTTAAGTTTTGATATCCCTACAGATTACGAACCAAATGGAATTTTATCTCTTGGTAACAATGCCTTTTCTACCAACTTAACAGCAGGTTTACATTTACAAAACGATGCAGGGCTTTTTGCTACTTTTTTAAATTCTTACCAATTTAGAGGAAAAACAGACAATACTGCTGGCGGAGCAAAATTTGATGTACCAAATGCTTATTATGCAACTACTAAAATAGGATACGCTAGCTCTCTTATTTATGTAGAAGGTTGGTTAGATTATTTAGCTTCTACAGACGGTGTAGATATTGGAGGTGAAGGTTTTGCAGGAAATTTTCCTGAAACAAAAGTAGAATACACAAGAATTGGTGCAACTATTTACAAAAACATCATTCCAGAATTAGGTGCTAGCTTAGGTTTTAGCAGCGTAATTGACGGTCGTAATATTGGTAAATCTACCAACTTTTCTGTTGGATTAACTTACAACCTTAACATATAA
- a CDS encoding quinone-dependent dihydroorotate dehydrogenase has protein sequence MYKSIVRPIFFLFDPEKIHYFTFSLVKTLCKIPFVSSIFRSLYVVEDKRLEKTLFGITFKNPVGLAAGFDKNAVLYNELANFGFGFIEIGTVTPKGQAGNPKKRLFRLKDDQGIINRMGFNNDGMEAAIKNLKKNKEQVIIGGNIGKNTATTPENYTEDYCEVFKELHPYVDYFVLNVSCPNVGSHAKLNDKDYLLELISACKALNSKEKIQKPILLKIAPDLNNNQLDEIIELVSETKIDGVIASNTSTNRDNLKVSKERLAEIGNGGVSGQPVKNQSTAVIKYLADTSNKSFPIIGVGGIHSEKDALEKLNAGADLVQVYTGFIYEGPGLVKRINKAILKQL, from the coding sequence ATGTACAAATCTATTGTAAGACCAATTTTCTTTTTATTCGATCCCGAAAAAATTCATTATTTTACTTTCTCTTTAGTTAAAACCCTTTGTAAAATTCCTTTTGTTTCTTCAATTTTTAGAAGCTTATATGTGGTTGAAGACAAACGTTTAGAAAAAACTTTATTCGGAATTACTTTTAAAAATCCTGTTGGTTTAGCTGCTGGTTTTGATAAAAATGCTGTTTTGTATAACGAATTGGCAAACTTTGGTTTCGGTTTTATAGAAATAGGAACCGTAACTCCAAAGGGACAAGCAGGTAATCCGAAAAAAAGATTGTTTCGTTTAAAAGACGATCAAGGAATTATAAACAGAATGGGGTTTAATAATGACGGAATGGAAGCTGCCATTAAAAACCTAAAAAAGAATAAAGAACAGGTAATTATTGGTGGAAACATTGGTAAAAATACTGCAACTACTCCAGAAAATTATACAGAAGATTATTGCGAAGTTTTTAAAGAATTGCATCCTTATGTAGATTATTTTGTACTAAATGTAAGTTGCCCAAATGTTGGTAGTCATGCAAAATTGAACGATAAAGATTATTTGTTAGAGTTAATTTCTGCTTGTAAAGCTTTAAATTCTAAAGAAAAGATACAGAAACCAATTTTACTTAAAATTGCGCCAGATTTAAATAACAATCAGTTAGATGAAATTATAGAATTGGTAAGCGAAACTAAAATTGATGGTGTAATTGCTTCTAATACATCAACCAATAGAGATAATCTAAAAGTATCTAAAGAGCGTTTGGCAGAAATTGGTAATGGAGGTGTAAGTGGTCAACCAGTAAAAAACCAAAGTACAGCGGTTATTAAATATCTAGCCGATACATCAAATAAATCTTTTCCTATTATTGGAGTAGGAGGTATTCATTCTGAAAAGGATGCTTTAGAAAAACTAAATGCAGGAGCAGATTTAGTGCAAGTGTATACTGGTTTTATTTATGAAGGACCTGGTTTGGTAAAACGTATTAATAAAGCCATTTTAAAACAACTTTAG
- a CDS encoding LysE family translocator: MIEILISFAIATSILSLSPGPDNIFVLTQSIVNGTKYGLATVFGLMTGCLVHTTLVAFGISAIIKENESLFFVIKLIGASYLMFLAYKVFKSDAKIVLSNDGVKKESTLALFKKGFIMNVLNPKVALFFLAFFPQFLFSNTISTVIQFYTLGGIFILVSFLVFGMIAVLAGSISNYLKEHAKIGMYLKWGQIIVFVFIAIMILL; encoded by the coding sequence ATGATAGAAATTTTAATTTCTTTTGCAATAGCAACTTCTATTTTATCACTTTCTCCAGGACCAGATAATATTTTTGTACTTACACAAAGTATTGTAAACGGAACAAAATATGGTTTAGCTACTGTTTTTGGTTTAATGACTGGTTGCCTTGTTCATACTACATTAGTGGCTTTTGGGATCTCTGCCATCATCAAAGAAAATGAAAGCCTTTTTTTTGTGATCAAATTAATAGGGGCAAGTTATTTAATGTTTTTGGCGTACAAAGTATTTAAAAGTGATGCAAAAATTGTTTTATCTAATGATGGTGTTAAAAAGGAATCGACTCTAGCGTTATTTAAAAAAGGATTTATTATGAATGTCTTAAACCCAAAAGTGGCTTTGTTCTTTTTAGCCTTTTTTCCTCAGTTTTTGTTTTCTAATACGATCTCAACCGTTATTCAATTTTATACTTTAGGAGGCATCTTTATTTTAGTTTCCTTTTTAGTTTTTGGAATGATTGCTGTTCTTGCAGGCAGTATTTCTAACTACTTAAAAGAACACGCTAAAATAGGAATGTATTTAAAATGGGGACAAATAATAGTATTTGTCTTTATTGCAATTATGATTTTGTTGTAA
- a CDS encoding YqaE/Pmp3 family membrane protein gives MSFFRVLFAIIFPPLSVIDKGCGSFFIIFLLTLCGWIPGVIGALVILNNPKN, from the coding sequence ATGAGTTTTTTTAGAGTTTTATTTGCTATTATTTTCCCTCCACTTTCTGTAATAGATAAAGGTTGTGGATCTTTCTTTATTATCTTTTTACTAACACTTTGTGGATGGATTCCTGGAGTAATTGGTGCATTGGTAATTTTAAATAACCCTAAGAATTAG
- a CDS encoding tRNA-binding protein yields MKDEITFEDFLKVDIRIGTIIEVNDFPKARKPAYQLKIDFGALGIKKSSAQITDLYTKEDLLHKQVSVIVNFKPRQIANFMSECLVIGVYNVEGDVVLLQPSKEIKNGEQVS; encoded by the coding sequence ATGAAAGACGAAATAACCTTCGAAGATTTTTTAAAAGTAGATATTAGAATAGGAACCATTATAGAAGTGAATGATTTCCCTAAAGCTAGAAAACCTGCTTATCAATTAAAAATTGATTTTGGGGCTTTGGGTATTAAAAAGTCGAGTGCACAAATAACAGATTTATACACCAAAGAAGATTTATTACACAAACAAGTTTCTGTTATTGTAAACTTTAAACCTCGTCAAATTGCCAACTTTATGAGTGAATGCTTAGTAATAGGTGTTTATAATGTAGAGGGAGATGTAGTTTTATTACAACCTTCTAAAGAGATTAAAAATGGTGAACAGGTTTCTTAA
- a CDS encoding Mpo1 family 2-hydroxy fatty acid dioxygenase codes for MKTAKEYFDEYAVSHQNETNQAIHYVCVPLIFFSVIGLLMSIPTTFLENTFALSNPLLENWAVVVGLVISIFYLRLGFWYFIEMLFIILISIIANFLIGNHVNLLYTSIIIFVLAWIGQFYGHKVEGAKPSFLKDLEFLLIGPLWVIQKLGMKKK; via the coding sequence ATGAAAACTGCCAAAGAATATTTTGATGAATACGCTGTAAGCCATCAAAATGAAACAAACCAAGCCATACATTACGTTTGTGTTCCTCTTATCTTTTTTAGTGTTATTGGTTTACTCATGAGCATACCAACTACATTTTTAGAAAACACTTTTGCGCTTTCTAATCCTTTACTAGAAAATTGGGCAGTAGTTGTAGGGCTTGTTATTTCTATTTTTTATCTGCGTTTGGGCTTTTGGTATTTTATTGAAATGCTCTTTATTATTTTAATATCAATTATAGCTAATTTTTTAATAGGCAATCATGTAAACCTACTGTACACATCCATTATTATTTTTGTTTTAGCTTGGATTGGTCAGTTTTACGGGCATAAAGTAGAAGGTGCTAAACCCTCTTTCTTAAAAGATTTAGAGTTTTTATTGATAGGGCCATTATGGGTGATACAGAAATTAGGAATGAAGAAAAAATAA
- a CDS encoding YfiT family bacillithiol transferase, producing the protein MTLEELKYPIGRANVPENITKKNIEDWVSILERFPQELEFLTKDLSEKQLDTPYRESGWTIRQVVHHCYDSHHNSYTRFKWALTEDKPVIKAYYEDRWAELHDAKTAPISLSIDALKALHSRWVYFLNGLTEAELNKTFIHPVGHKEVSLKENICIYAWHSKHHFAHIEELMIRNGWK; encoded by the coding sequence ATGACACTAGAAGAATTAAAATACCCAATAGGAAGAGCAAATGTTCCAGAAAATATCACAAAAAAAAATATTGAAGATTGGGTTTCTATTTTAGAGCGATTTCCTCAAGAACTAGAATTTTTAACCAAAGACTTATCTGAAAAACAATTAGATACTCCATACAGAGAAAGTGGTTGGACCATTAGACAAGTAGTACACCATTGTTATGATAGTCATCATAATTCATATACCCGTTTTAAATGGGCATTAACAGAAGATAAGCCAGTAATTAAAGCCTATTACGAAGACCGTTGGGCAGAATTACATGATGCTAAAACTGCACCTATCTCTTTATCTATTGATGCTTTAAAAGCTTTGCACTCTAGATGGGTGTATTTTTTAAATGGTTTAACAGAGGCCGAATTAAATAAAACATTTATTCACCCTGTTGGTCATAAAGAGGTTAGTTTAAAAGAGAATATCTGTATTTATGCTTGGCATAGTAAACATCATTTTGCACATATAGAAGAACTAATGATTAGAAATGGTTGGAAATAA
- a CDS encoding tetratricopeptide repeat protein produces MKNFLTSLFFFFLLASCTSQKNSEDFITATQGRYLFNDNEVIEIYFKEQLLYAKWRGNNDLKLLKVSDSAFYMKELNEKILFVRQPKMHIELAEKREHKGVKYHFRKLLEGEKTPHEYFEAKEFSKALEAFKVIQQKDSLNPTINQHTLNKLGYTFIKKDNFDDALEIFKINAILYPESSNVFDSMGEAYLLKKDTANAIINFKKALTINPENRNSNRFLKKIIKK; encoded by the coding sequence ATGAAAAACTTTCTAACTTCTTTATTTTTCTTTTTTTTATTAGCTAGTTGTACTTCGCAAAAAAACTCTGAAGACTTTATAACTGCAACACAAGGACGTTATTTATTTAATGATAACGAAGTAATAGAAATCTATTTTAAAGAACAACTACTTTATGCAAAATGGCGTGGTAATAATGATTTAAAATTATTAAAAGTTAGTGACAGCGCTTTTTATATGAAAGAATTAAACGAAAAAATACTCTTTGTACGTCAACCAAAAATGCATATTGAATTGGCTGAAAAAAGAGAACACAAAGGTGTAAAATATCATTTTAGAAAATTATTAGAAGGAGAAAAAACGCCTCACGAATATTTTGAAGCCAAAGAATTTAGCAAAGCCTTGGAAGCTTTTAAAGTGATTCAACAAAAGGATTCTTTAAACCCAACCATTAATCAACACACATTAAACAAGTTAGGCTATACATTTATTAAAAAAGATAATTTTGACGACGCTTTAGAGATTTTTAAAATAAATGCTATCTTATACCCAGAAAGTTCAAACGTTTTTGATAGCATGGGAGAAGCTTATTTATTAAAAAAAGATACTGCAAATGCAATTATCAACTTTAAAAAGGCGTTAACTATAAATCCAGAAAACAGAAATTCTAACCGTTTTTTGAAAAAAATTATAAAGAAATAA
- a CDS encoding 1-phosphofructokinase family hexose kinase, protein MKVVTLTINPALDKSAKVAEMTPFDKLECSDITYHPGGGGVNISRVLHRLAIDSHCLFPYGGKTGEHLKDLLKAQHINVFATPISIWTRENFAVFDEKTGLQFRFGMPTTPFVETEMSPVEKLINEQVGNNDIFVISGSLPKGLPTDYYSKIIQKLTAKGIKVIVDTSGPVFNEVLKNELFLIKPNQKELARLAGVEAQTKEEQEAFALKMVADQIAQYVVVSLGKDGAFVAHKNGVDYVKAPVISVKSTIGAGDSMVAGLIYAITQNETPKNMLRWGVACGVSATLSEGSDLAHKENIDKILKLV, encoded by the coding sequence ATGAAAGTTGTAACACTTACCATAAATCCTGCTTTAGATAAAAGCGCAAAAGTTGCAGAAATGACACCTTTTGATAAATTAGAATGTTCAGATATTACCTATCATCCAGGTGGTGGAGGTGTTAATATTTCTAGAGTGTTACATCGTTTAGCTATAGATAGCCATTGTTTGTTTCCTTATGGAGGTAAAACAGGCGAGCATTTAAAAGATTTATTAAAAGCGCAACATATCAATGTTTTTGCAACACCGATTTCTATTTGGACTAGAGAAAATTTTGCCGTGTTTGATGAGAAAACAGGCTTGCAGTTCAGATTCGGAATGCCAACAACTCCTTTTGTAGAAACAGAAATGTCACCCGTAGAAAAGTTGATAAATGAGCAAGTAGGGAATAACGATATTTTTGTAATTAGTGGCAGTTTACCAAAAGGATTACCAACGGATTATTACTCTAAAATCATTCAAAAATTAACGGCAAAAGGTATAAAAGTAATTGTAGATACTTCAGGCCCAGTTTTTAATGAAGTTTTAAAAAACGAGTTGTTTTTAATAAAACCAAATCAAAAAGAATTGGCACGTTTAGCAGGAGTAGAAGCGCAAACAAAAGAAGAGCAAGAAGCCTTTGCTTTAAAAATGGTTGCAGATCAAATAGCTCAATATGTGGTGGTTTCTTTAGGTAAAGACGGTGCATTTGTAGCACATAAAAATGGCGTAGACTATGTAAAAGCACCAGTAATTTCTGTAAAAAGTACTATTGGAGCAGGAGATAGCATGGTTGCTGGCTTAATTTATGCGATTACACAAAACGAAACGCCAAAAAATATGTTACGTTGGGGAGTTGCTTGTGGCGTATCCGCCACCTTAAGTGAAGGATCTGATTTGGCACACAAAGAAAATATTGATAAAATTTTGAAACTAGTTTAA
- the leuC gene encoding 3-isopropylmalate dehydratase large subunit — translation MANTLFDKVWDSHVVRQVKDGPDVFFIDRHFIHEVTSPVAFLGLESRGNSVVYPARTFATADHNTPTINQHLPVADPLSANQLDALERNAKKHGISHWGLGDLNNGIVHVVGPENGITLPGATIVCGDSHTSTHGAFGAIAFGIGTSEVEMVLSTQCIMQQKPKAMRINVNGKLGLGVTPKDVALYIISKQTTSGATGYFVEYAGDVFEDMSMEGRMTVCNLSIEMGARGGMIAPDAKTFEYLKGRAQTPKGADWDKAMKYWETLYTEEGAEFDVEFNYEASDIEPMITYGTNPGMGMGVTKSIPTAESLKGGVDTYRKSLGYMSFNEGDSMIGKEIDFVFLGSCTNGRIEDFRGFCSIVKGRQKAPNVTAWLVPGSHKVVDQIKAEGLDKIITDAGFVLREPGCSACLAMNDDKIPSGKLSVSTSNRNFEGRQGPGSRTLLASPLVAAASAVSGVVTDPRTLLV, via the coding sequence ATGGCAAATACATTATTTGACAAAGTATGGGATTCACACGTTGTTCGTCAAGTTAAAGACGGACCAGATGTGTTTTTTATAGATCGTCATTTTATTCACGAAGTTACAAGTCCCGTAGCTTTCTTAGGTTTAGAAAGTAGAGGAAACAGTGTTGTATATCCTGCGCGAACATTCGCAACAGCAGATCACAACACACCAACCATAAACCAACATTTACCTGTAGCAGATCCTTTATCTGCAAATCAGTTAGATGCCTTAGAAAGAAATGCAAAAAAGCATGGTATTTCTCACTGGGGTTTAGGAGATCTTAATAACGGAATTGTACACGTTGTAGGCCCGGAAAACGGAATTACATTACCTGGTGCAACTATTGTTTGTGGAGATTCTCATACATCTACGCATGGTGCTTTTGGTGCTATTGCTTTTGGTATTGGTACTTCTGAGGTAGAAATGGTATTGTCTACACAATGTATTATGCAACAAAAACCTAAAGCGATGCGTATTAACGTAAACGGTAAATTAGGTTTAGGTGTAACGCCAAAAGATGTTGCTTTATACATTATTTCTAAGCAAACAACTTCTGGTGCAACTGGATATTTTGTTGAATATGCTGGTGATGTTTTTGAAGACATGTCTATGGAAGGTCGTATGACTGTGTGTAACTTGTCTATAGAGATGGGAGCACGTGGAGGTATGATTGCTCCAGATGCAAAAACGTTCGAATATTTAAAAGGTCGTGCTCAAACTCCTAAGGGAGCAGATTGGGATAAGGCAATGAAATATTGGGAAACTCTTTATACAGAAGAAGGAGCAGAATTTGATGTAGAATTTAATTATGAAGCATCAGATATTGAACCAATGATTACTTACGGAACAAACCCAGGAATGGGAATGGGAGTAACAAAATCGATTCCTACTGCAGAAAGTTTAAAAGGTGGCGTAGATACTTACAGAAAATCTTTAGGATATATGTCTTTTAACGAAGGCGATTCTATGATTGGTAAAGAAATAGACTTTGTGTTTTTAGGTTCTTGTACAAACGGACGTATAGAAGACTTTAGAGGTTTTTGTTCTATTGTAAAAGGAAGACAAAAAGCACCTAATGTTACAGCTTGGTTAGTACCAGGTTCTCATAAAGTTGTAGATCAAATAAAAGCAGAAGGTTTAGATAAAATTATTACAGACGCAGGTTTTGTATTAAGAGAACCAGGTTGTTCTGCATGTTTGGCAATGAATGATGATAAAATTCCATCAGGAAAATTATCAGTTTCAACATCAAACAGAAACTTCGAAGGAAGACAAGGACCAGGGTCTAGAACCTTATTAGCATCACCTTTAGTGGCAGCAGCATCTGCAGTTAGTGGCGTTGTTACAGATCCAAGAACGTTATTAGTATAA
- the leuD gene encoding 3-isopropylmalate dehydratase small subunit — protein sequence MAYDKFDVLTSTAYPLPTENVDTDQIIPARFLKATERKDFDINFFRDWRYNADGTPKADFPLNKEIYAGSKILVGGRNFGSGSSREHAAWSVYDFGLRCVISSAFADIFKNNCLNVGVLPVQVSAEFADTLFAAIMADPKAEIKVDLPNETVTLVATGESETFVINTYKKDNMINGFDDIDYLKNIENEITDFAKTRPF from the coding sequence ATGGCTTACGATAAATTTGACGTACTAACAAGTACAGCATATCCTTTACCTACAGAGAATGTAGATACAGATCAAATAATTCCTGCTCGTTTCTTAAAAGCTACAGAGCGTAAAGATTTTGATATTAATTTTTTCCGTGATTGGAGATACAATGCAGACGGAACACCAAAAGCAGATTTTCCTTTAAACAAAGAAATTTATGCAGGTTCTAAAATATTAGTTGGAGGTAGAAACTTTGGTTCTGGTTCTTCTAGAGAGCACGCAGCTTGGTCTGTGTATGATTTTGGATTACGTTGTGTAATTTCATCAGCATTTGCTGATATCTTTAAAAATAACTGTTTAAACGTAGGGGTTTTACCTGTACAAGTTTCAGCTGAATTTGCAGATACTTTATTTGCAGCAATTATGGCAGATCCAAAAGCAGAAATTAAGGTTGATTTACCTAATGAAACCGTAACGTTAGTTGCTACTGGAGAATCGGAAACTTTTGTAATTAATACTTACAAAAAAGACAATATGATAAACGGTTTTGATGATATCGATTACTTAAAAAACATAGAAAACGAGATTACCGATTTTGCTAAAACAAGACCATTTTAA